The following proteins are encoded in a genomic region of Heliomicrobium gestii:
- a CDS encoding DEAD/DEAH box helicase gives MDNRSVASYGLGEEIVKALKSMGFETLTEVQQQAIPLILNDKDIIVKSQTGSGKTAAFAIPLCEKMEIEQKNPQVLVLTPTRELAVQIKQDIANIGRFKKIRCAAVYGKHPIEFQKRELKQRVHAIVGTPGRTYDHIERKNFILDEIRYLVIDEADKMLDMGFIEQIEAIIKMLPPNRVTLLFSATMPEKIVAICDKYMRSSEKIEVKSENPTTDKIKQYYYEVDEEDKSSLLNKIIYTQRPESCIVFCNTREQVDAVFSKMKHKGYLCSSLHGGMEQRERLMTIQKFKRGEFRFLIATDVVARGIHIDDIALIINYDVPMECESYVHRIGRTGRAGNEGTALTFVTPREHRFFAEIEEYVQYKIPKRELPTMEEVESGKRIFEKSRNVKSKRKLDVSEHLNREIIRVRINAGKKTKMRPGDIMGALTSISGVDAGDVGIIDVQDTCSYVEILGGKGKLVLDALPTTKIKGKLQSIREVGHSSR, from the coding sequence ATGGACAATAGAAGCGTTGCATCCTACGGTCTTGGCGAAGAAATCGTAAAAGCCTTAAAAAGCATGGGATTTGAGACCCTGACAGAAGTACAGCAACAGGCGATTCCTTTGATTCTTAACGATAAGGATATTATCGTGAAATCCCAGACAGGCAGTGGGAAGACCGCAGCGTTTGCCATTCCTCTTTGCGAAAAGATGGAGATAGAGCAAAAGAACCCCCAGGTGTTGGTTTTGACGCCCACCAGAGAATTGGCTGTTCAGATCAAGCAGGATATCGCCAATATAGGGAGATTCAAAAAGATCCGGTGCGCAGCTGTATATGGTAAGCATCCCATAGAATTTCAAAAAAGAGAGTTAAAACAGAGGGTCCACGCCATCGTAGGCACACCCGGCAGAACCTACGATCATATCGAAAGAAAAAATTTCATTCTCGATGAGATCCGGTATCTGGTGATTGATGAAGCGGATAAGATGCTGGATATGGGTTTTATCGAACAAATTGAAGCGATAATAAAAATGTTGCCCCCAAATCGGGTGACTCTGTTGTTCTCCGCGACAATGCCGGAAAAAATCGTTGCCATATGTGATAAATACATGCGCAGTTCTGAAAAAATTGAGGTAAAATCGGAAAATCCCACTACCGATAAAATCAAGCAGTATTACTATGAAGTAGACGAAGAAGACAAGAGTAGTCTTTTGAATAAGATTATCTACACCCAAAGACCGGAAAGTTGTATTGTTTTTTGTAATACCCGGGAGCAGGTAGATGCAGTATTTAGCAAAATGAAGCATAAAGGCTATCTCTGCAGCAGCCTGCATGGCGGCATGGAACAGAGAGAACGACTGATGACCATTCAAAAGTTCAAAAGAGGCGAATTCAGATTCCTTATTGCTACCGACGTTGTGGCACGAGGTATTCACATTGACGATATTGCCCTCATCATCAATTATGATGTTCCGATGGAATGTGAAAGCTATGTTCATCGTATAGGTAGGACAGGCCGAGCAGGGAATGAAGGCACCGCCCTCACTTTCGTAACGCCCCGTGAGCACAGGTTTTTTGCGGAGATAGAAGAATATGTGCAGTATAAGATACCGAAGAGGGAACTGCCGACCATGGAAGAAGTGGAAAGCGGGAAGCGGATTTTTGAGAAGAGCAGGAATGTAAAGTCGAAACGAAAACTGGATGTAAGTGAACATCTCAATAGAGAGATCATAAGAGTCCGGATCAATGCCGGAAAAAAGACGAAAATGAGACCGGGAGATATCATGGGTGCGCTAACCAGCATTAGCGGTGTCGATGCAGGGGATGTGGGGATT